A single Curtobacterium sp. MCJR17_020 DNA region contains:
- a CDS encoding MATE family efflux transporter: MTTERRAVDRDIVRLAVPALGALVVEPLFLLTDTALVGHLGATPLAAVGLASAVLSTVTGLLVFLAYSTTPAVARALGGGDRRGAVHAGIDGMWLALVLGVVLALIGWPLAGPLVDLFGASPDVSAAATAYLTVSLIGLPGILVVTASTGLLRGLQDTKTPLVVATVGFVANGLLNAVLIYGAGWGVEGSAAGTVIVQWAMAIVYVRIAVRAARSSGAPLRPGASGVARALRSGAWLFLRTASLRIAMLATVGGAAGLGTTGLATTQVGLTVFSTLAFALDALAIAGQALVGHGLGGRDPERVRLVTRRLVLLGIAGGVLLGVLTLAVSGVLGPVFSDSQAVRDALPVVLVLIAVGMPVAGYVFVLDGVLIGAGDARYLAIAGGVNLIVYLPLLWWAGGTLAGLWAAFALGYIGVRAVTLGVRAHRRGWVEQALAR, from the coding sequence GTGACCACCGAACGGCGCGCGGTCGATCGCGACATCGTGCGGCTGGCCGTGCCCGCGCTCGGCGCGCTCGTGGTCGAGCCGCTCTTCCTGCTCACCGACACCGCGCTCGTCGGGCACCTCGGCGCGACGCCCCTGGCAGCCGTCGGACTCGCGAGTGCCGTGCTGTCGACCGTGACCGGGCTGCTGGTGTTCCTGGCGTACTCGACGACGCCGGCCGTGGCCCGCGCGCTCGGCGGAGGCGACCGACGAGGCGCAGTCCACGCCGGCATCGACGGGATGTGGCTCGCGCTCGTGCTGGGCGTGGTGCTGGCGCTGATCGGGTGGCCGCTCGCCGGGCCGCTCGTCGACCTGTTCGGTGCCTCGCCCGACGTGTCGGCAGCGGCGACCGCGTACCTGACGGTGTCGCTCATCGGGCTGCCCGGGATCCTGGTCGTCACTGCCTCGACCGGGCTGCTGCGTGGGTTGCAGGACACGAAGACCCCGCTCGTCGTCGCGACCGTCGGGTTCGTCGCGAACGGGCTGCTCAACGCGGTCCTGATCTACGGCGCGGGCTGGGGCGTCGAGGGGTCCGCCGCCGGCACCGTCATCGTGCAGTGGGCGATGGCGATCGTCTACGTCCGGATCGCCGTACGGGCCGCGCGGTCGTCGGGAGCACCGCTGCGACCCGGCGCCTCGGGCGTCGCTCGGGCGCTGCGCTCGGGCGCCTGGCTGTTCCTGCGGACCGCGTCGCTGCGGATCGCGATGCTCGCGACCGTCGGGGGTGCTGCCGGGTTGGGGACCACCGGGCTGGCGACGACGCAGGTCGGGCTGACGGTGTTCTCGACGCTGGCGTTCGCGCTCGACGCCCTGGCGATCGCCGGGCAGGCGCTCGTCGGGCACGGACTCGGCGGGCGTGACCCGGAGCGGGTGCGACTGGTGACGCGGCGGCTCGTGCTGCTCGGGATCGCCGGTGGTGTGCTGCTCGGGGTGCTGACCCTGGCCGTGAGCGGAGTGCTCGGGCCGGTGTTCTCGGACTCGCAGGCGGTGCGGGACGCCCTACCCGTCGTGCTGGTGCTCATCGCGGTCGGGATGCCCGTCGCCGGGTACGTCTTCGTACTCGACGGGGTACTGATCGGGGCCGGCGATGCGCGGTACCTGGCGATCGCGGGCGGTGTGAACTTGATCGTGTACCTGCCGCTGCTGTGGTGGGCGGGTGGGACGCTCGCGGGGCTGTGGGCGGCGTTCGCCCTCGGGTACATCGGGGTCCGGGCGGTGACGCTCGGGGTGCGGGCGCATCGGCGTGGATGGGTGGAACAGGCGTTGGCGCGGTGA
- a CDS encoding solute carrier family 23 protein translates to MGLPWKLHGDGKTVSATTIVAPDERLTWGRTIGLGVQHVVAMFGATFLVPLLTGFPPSTTLLFSGIGTILFLLITGNRLPSYLGSSFAFIAPIGAATKIGGIPLALSGIIVVGALLAIVGLVVHLAGAGWIDRLMPPVVSGAIVALIGFNLAPAAKDNFTAAPVVAVITLAAIILVTVLFKGLIGRLSIVIGVLVGYVAALIGGQVDYSKVGDAAWIGLPTFTAPAFDPSQLAIYLAFVPVVLALVAENVGHVKGVGQLTGRDLTPLTGRALFADGISTVLAGVGGGSATTTYGENIGVMAATRVFSTAAYWVAAIAAVLLGLSPKIGAVISSVPAGVLGGATTALYGLIGVIGIRIWVENRVDFSKPKNQLTAGIALIIGIADFTFAFGQASFGGIILGTIAAIVVYHLMDLIGRARGTDEATPAASEEAHAATGGVPAEPRAD, encoded by the coding sequence ATGGGACTTCCGTGGAAGCTGCACGGCGACGGCAAGACCGTCTCCGCGACGACGATCGTGGCACCGGACGAGCGACTCACCTGGGGCCGGACGATCGGTCTCGGCGTGCAGCACGTCGTCGCGATGTTCGGCGCCACCTTCCTGGTGCCGCTGCTCACCGGCTTCCCGCCGTCGACGACCCTGCTGTTCAGCGGCATCGGCACGATCCTGTTCCTGCTCATCACCGGCAACCGGCTGCCGAGCTACCTCGGGTCGTCGTTCGCGTTCATCGCGCCGATCGGTGCCGCGACGAAGATCGGCGGCATCCCCCTCGCCCTGTCGGGCATCATCGTCGTCGGTGCGCTCCTGGCGATCGTCGGGCTCGTGGTGCACCTGGCCGGCGCCGGCTGGATCGACCGCCTGATGCCGCCGGTGGTGTCCGGTGCGATCGTCGCCCTGATCGGGTTCAACCTGGCTCCGGCGGCGAAGGACAACTTCACGGCCGCCCCGGTCGTCGCGGTCATCACCCTCGCGGCGATCATCCTGGTCACCGTCCTGTTCAAGGGGCTGATCGGTCGCCTGTCCATCGTCATCGGCGTCCTGGTCGGCTACGTGGCGGCGCTGATCGGCGGCCAGGTCGACTACTCGAAGGTCGGCGACGCCGCCTGGATCGGCCTGCCGACGTTCACCGCTCCCGCGTTCGACCCGTCGCAGCTCGCGATCTACCTGGCGTTCGTGCCGGTCGTGCTGGCGCTCGTCGCCGAGAACGTCGGCCACGTGAAGGGCGTCGGGCAGCTCACCGGCCGCGACCTCACGCCCCTCACCGGCCGCGCGCTCTTCGCCGACGGCATCTCGACCGTGCTGGCCGGCGTCGGCGGCGGCTCCGCCACCACCACCTACGGCGAGAACATCGGCGTCATGGCCGCCACCCGCGTCTTCTCCACCGCCGCGTACTGGGTCGCCGCGATCGCCGCCGTCCTGCTCGGCCTCTCCCCGAAGATCGGTGCGGTCATCTCCTCCGTCCCCGCCGGCGTGCTCGGCGGCGCGACCACCGCCCTGTACGGCCTGATCGGTGTCATCGGCATCCGGATCTGGGTCGAGAACCGGGTCGACTTCTCGAAGCCGAAGAACCAGCTGACCGCTGGCATCGCGCTCATCATCGGCATCGCGGACTTCACGTTCGCGTTCGGCCAGGCGAGCTTCGGCGGCATCATCCTCGGCACCATCGCCGCGATCGTCGTCTACCACCTGATGGACCTGATCGGACGGGCGCGCGGCACCGACGAAGCGACGCCCGCTGCCTCAGAGGAAGCGCACGCCGCCACCGGCGGCGTCCCCGCCGAACCGCGCGCCGACTGA
- a CDS encoding M13-type metalloendopeptidase, giving the protein MTDVARASGIHTDELDPAVRPQDDLYRHVNGTWIAETPIPDDKARYGSFTVLAEAAELAVREIIERSQQAAPGTEERKVGDLFSSFTDEARLEELATAPIEPLLAEITAIQSVPELIATVGRFERLGLPSFLQLFVDNDPGDPESYVVFLEQSGLGLPDESYYREERFADIRTKYREFVAAMFPLAGFEDGGDRTEHVIALETALASKHWDNVTTRDSQKTYNKLPWAEVAALAEGIDLQTWWQAIDAPAGAFETVVVREPSFITGLAELLRDQPLEVWKDWLRWQVIRGSAAYLTSAFSATNFSFYGTALTGAPKQRERWKRGVSLVEGAMGEAVGRIYVQEHFDETSKAAMDDLVANLVEAYRQSITALDWMTDETRARALDKLDKFTPKIGYPVKWRDYSALPVVPDDLVANVRAVASFQVDRELGKIGKPIDRDEWFMTPQTINAYYNPGFNEIVFPAAILQFPFFDAERDAAANYGAIGAVIGHEIGHGFDDQGSQYDGDGKLENWWTEADRTAFEERTKALIAQYDALVPTEVPDGHVNGALTIGENIGDLGGLSIAWKAYLLSLDGQEPPVVDGLTGAERFFLSWAQAWQMAIRPEEAARLLSIDPHSPNEFRCNQVVRNIDGYYDTFGVTETDAMYLDPAERVAIW; this is encoded by the coding sequence ATGACCGACGTCGCACGTGCCTCAGGCATCCACACTGACGAACTCGACCCCGCGGTGCGCCCCCAGGACGACCTGTACCGCCACGTGAACGGCACCTGGATCGCCGAGACGCCGATCCCCGACGACAAGGCCCGCTACGGCTCCTTCACGGTGCTGGCCGAGGCCGCCGAACTCGCCGTCCGCGAGATCATCGAGCGCTCGCAGCAGGCCGCCCCCGGCACCGAGGAACGCAAGGTCGGTGACCTCTTCTCCTCCTTCACCGACGAAGCACGGCTCGAAGAGCTCGCCACCGCACCGATCGAGCCGCTCCTCGCCGAGATCACGGCCATCCAGTCCGTGCCCGAGCTCATCGCCACCGTCGGACGCTTCGAGCGCCTGGGCCTGCCGAGCTTCCTGCAGCTCTTCGTCGACAACGACCCGGGCGACCCCGAGTCCTACGTCGTGTTCCTCGAGCAGTCCGGTCTCGGCCTGCCCGACGAGTCCTACTACCGCGAAGAGCGCTTCGCCGACATCCGGACGAAGTACCGCGAGTTCGTCGCAGCGATGTTCCCGCTCGCCGGGTTCGAGGACGGCGGCGACCGCACCGAGCACGTCATCGCACTCGAGACCGCCCTGGCGTCGAAGCACTGGGACAACGTCACCACCCGCGACAGCCAGAAGACCTACAACAAGCTGCCGTGGGCCGAGGTCGCGGCGCTCGCCGAGGGCATCGACCTGCAGACCTGGTGGCAGGCCATCGACGCACCGGCCGGCGCGTTCGAGACCGTCGTGGTGCGCGAACCGTCGTTCATCACCGGCCTGGCCGAGCTCCTGCGCGACCAGCCGCTCGAGGTCTGGAAGGACTGGCTGCGCTGGCAGGTCATCCGTGGCTCGGCCGCGTACCTGACGAGCGCGTTCTCGGCCACGAACTTCTCGTTCTACGGCACCGCACTCACCGGGGCGCCGAAGCAGCGCGAGCGTTGGAAGCGCGGCGTCTCCCTGGTGGAGGGCGCGATGGGTGAGGCCGTCGGCCGGATCTACGTGCAGGAGCACTTCGACGAGACCTCGAAGGCCGCGATGGACGACCTCGTCGCCAACCTGGTCGAGGCGTACCGGCAGAGCATCACGGCGCTCGACTGGATGACCGACGAGACCCGTGCCCGTGCCCTCGACAAGCTCGACAAGTTCACGCCGAAGATCGGGTACCCGGTCAAGTGGCGTGACTACTCGGCACTGCCGGTCGTGCCCGACGACCTCGTCGCGAACGTCCGCGCCGTCGCGTCGTTCCAGGTCGACCGCGAGCTCGGCAAGATCGGCAAGCCGATCGACCGCGACGAGTGGTTCATGACCCCGCAGACGATCAACGCGTACTACAACCCCGGTTTCAACGAGATCGTGTTCCCCGCGGCGATCCTGCAGTTCCCGTTCTTCGACGCCGAGCGCGACGCCGCCGCCAACTACGGTGCGATCGGTGCCGTCATCGGCCACGAGATCGGGCACGGCTTCGACGACCAGGGCTCGCAGTACGACGGCGACGGCAAGCTCGAGAACTGGTGGACCGAGGCCGACCGCACGGCGTTCGAGGAGCGCACGAAGGCCCTCATCGCCCAGTACGACGCGCTCGTCCCGACCGAGGTGCCGGACGGCCACGTCAACGGTGCCCTGACGATCGGCGAGAACATCGGCGACCTCGGTGGCCTGTCGATCGCGTGGAAGGCGTACCTGCTGTCGCTCGACGGCCAGGAGCCCCCGGTCGTCGACGGCCTGACCGGTGCCGAGCGGTTCTTCCTGAGCTGGGCGCAGGCCTGGCAGATGGCGATCCGTCCGGAGGAAGCCGCTCGCCTGCTGTCGATCGATCCGCACTCGCCGAACGAGTTCCGGTGCAACCAGGTCGTCCGCAACATCGACGGCTACTACGACACGTTCGGCGTGACCGAGACGGACGCGATGTACCTCGACCCCGCCGAGCGCGTCGCGATCTGGTGA
- a CDS encoding serine hydrolase: protein MVEPDAARSSRRRRPEDRSGGGGRARGRHSGRPDDRFGATTEALGALALDGAGVSASVIDTSTGKALLAIDDTLVQPVASLGRVLLLIEVAAQLEDGRLHGDRLQRMARDTATGAGLWQFLQEPTMQVPDLATLVGATGDTWAMNALLSTVGIDAVRERAESLGIERTALIDRVRDRRGPDDAPDASVAPTGELAWVMRGLALGEVVDEAVSNRVLGWLSLASDLNLVAGSFGLDPLAHRALDHGLQVVAVTGSSTGVRAEAGILRGPGSSVSYAVTVTFDDASLQRRLAVIESLRTMGTELLEAVHAPARR from the coding sequence ATGGTGGAGCCGGACGCGGCTCGGTCGTCACGCCGTCGGCGGCCGGAGGACCGCTCGGGTGGTGGCGGTCGGGCCCGCGGCCGGCACAGCGGTCGGCCGGACGACCGGTTCGGCGCCACCACCGAGGCCCTCGGTGCCCTGGCGCTCGACGGCGCCGGGGTCAGCGCGTCGGTGATCGACACCTCGACCGGCAAGGCGCTGCTCGCGATCGACGACACCCTGGTGCAGCCCGTCGCGAGCCTCGGGCGCGTGCTGTTGCTGATCGAGGTCGCGGCGCAGCTCGAGGACGGCCGCCTGCACGGTGACCGCCTGCAGCGCATGGCGCGGGACACCGCGACCGGTGCCGGCCTGTGGCAGTTCCTGCAGGAGCCGACGATGCAAGTGCCCGACCTGGCGACCCTGGTCGGTGCCACCGGTGACACGTGGGCGATGAACGCACTGTTGTCGACGGTCGGCATCGACGCCGTCCGCGAGCGTGCGGAGTCGCTCGGCATCGAGCGGACCGCGCTGATCGACCGGGTGCGTGACCGTCGTGGTCCGGACGACGCCCCGGATGCCTCGGTGGCCCCGACGGGTGAGCTCGCGTGGGTGATGCGCGGACTGGCGCTCGGTGAGGTCGTGGACGAAGCGGTCTCGAACCGGGTGCTCGGCTGGCTGTCGCTGGCGAGTGACCTCAACCTGGTCGCCGGCTCGTTCGGCCTCGACCCCCTGGCGCACCGTGCGCTCGACCACGGGTTGCAGGTCGTCGCGGTCACCGGGTCGAGCACGGGCGTCCGCGCAGAGGCCGGGATCCTGCGGGGGCCCGGGTCGTCGGTCAGCTACGCGGTGACGGTGACGTTCGACGACGCCTCGTTGCAGCGGCGCCTCGCGGTCATCGAGTCGCTACGGACCATGGGCACCGAGCTGCTCGAGGCCGTGCACGCCCCGGCGCGCCGCTGA
- a CDS encoding GNAT family N-acetyltransferase yields MTFAIRDERPGTDELLTLYDAVGWTAYTQDPAALARAIAGSHTVLTARDDDDRLLGLVRTVSDGVTIVYVQDLLVVPAAHRSGVGGALLDAVLERYAGVRQTVLLTDAEPGQRAFYESRGFVEVHDVAPQPLRSFVVLR; encoded by the coding sequence GTGACCTTCGCCATCAGGGACGAACGACCGGGGACCGACGAACTCCTCACCCTCTACGACGCCGTCGGGTGGACCGCGTACACGCAGGACCCCGCCGCCCTCGCCAGGGCGATCGCGGGCTCCCACACCGTGCTGACCGCACGCGACGACGATGACCGCTTGCTCGGGCTCGTCCGCACGGTGTCCGACGGCGTGACGATCGTCTACGTCCAGGACCTGCTCGTGGTGCCGGCAGCGCACCGGTCCGGCGTCGGCGGCGCGTTGCTCGACGCCGTCCTCGAGCGGTACGCGGGTGTCCGCCAGACGGTCCTGCTCACCGATGCGGAGCCAGGTCAGCGCGCGTTCTACGAGTCGCGTGGCTTCGTCGAGGTCCACGACGTCGCCCCGCAGCCGTTGCGGTCGTTCGTGGTCCTCCGCTGA
- a CDS encoding DUF4232 domain-containing protein → MQRSSRSKFLLAVTGLVAVGALAGCASGGEPSATETVTAPAPSPSASSSSSASSSSATPSSGASASAGAGAGSSGSGSSGSGSAAGSRCAASSLAASIEPGSGGAAGSVIVHLALRNTGSTTCTLQGWPGVSFVGGGNGTQIGAAATQEKSSPHPTVTLAAGQTAVAPLKIVQAGNYSKADCSPRTPDGFRVYPPGSKQSLFVKDTDYQACSSADASLLSVQALVPEGQATS, encoded by the coding sequence ATGCAACGCAGCAGCCGATCGAAGTTCCTGCTCGCCGTCACCGGGCTCGTCGCAGTCGGGGCGTTGGCGGGTTGTGCCTCCGGCGGGGAACCCTCCGCCACCGAGACGGTGACCGCACCCGCGCCGTCGCCGTCCGCGTCGTCGTCCTCGTCGGCGTCGTCGTCGTCCGCGACCCCGTCCTCCGGCGCTTCGGCATCGGCCGGTGCCGGTGCTGGGTCCTCCGGATCCGGGTCGTCGGGATCCGGGTCGGCCGCTGGCAGTCGCTGTGCCGCGTCCTCGCTCGCCGCCAGCATCGAGCCGGGCAGCGGCGGTGCGGCAGGCAGCGTCATCGTGCACCTCGCACTGCGGAACACCGGATCGACCACCTGCACGCTGCAGGGGTGGCCGGGCGTCTCGTTCGTCGGCGGAGGCAACGGCACCCAGATCGGTGCTGCGGCGACCCAGGAGAAGAGCTCACCGCACCCGACCGTGACCCTGGCCGCCGGGCAGACCGCCGTGGCCCCGCTCAAGATCGTCCAGGCCGGGAACTACTCGAAGGCCGACTGCTCGCCGAGGACCCCGGACGGCTTCCGCGTGTATCCGCCCGGATCCAAGCAGTCGCTGTTCGTGAAGGACACCGACTACCAGGCGTGCTCGTCCGCCGATGCGTCGCTGCTGTCCGTGCAGGCGCTCGTGCCGGAGGGTCAGGCGACGTCGTAG
- a CDS encoding NUDIX domain-containing protein, whose translation MSLQTGSQPPTLRVSALLLIRDRRVLMVRARARDVLYLPGGKAEPHETDLDAAIREAHEETGLRVTADDVDPFGVVLEPAHGQAPGTMVAMTLFLVRPGGPLDSATPVASAEVDEVEWVTSADAGRCPPAGVETLRRLVAAERID comes from the coding sequence CTGAGCCTCCAGACAGGCTCGCAACCACCCACGCTGCGTGTCAGTGCGCTCCTGCTGATCCGTGATCGACGGGTGCTGATGGTGCGCGCGCGAGCGCGCGACGTGCTCTACCTGCCCGGCGGCAAGGCCGAACCGCACGAGACCGACCTCGACGCCGCCATCCGCGAAGCACACGAGGAGACCGGCCTGCGGGTGACCGCCGATGACGTCGACCCGTTCGGCGTCGTCCTCGAGCCGGCCCACGGGCAGGCGCCCGGCACGATGGTCGCGATGACGCTGTTCCTGGTCCGACCAGGAGGCCCGCTGGACTCCGCCACGCCCGTCGCCTCGGCCGAGGTGGACGAGGTCGAGTGGGTCACCTCGGCGGACGCCGGTCGCTGCCCGCCAGCGGGTGTGGAGACGCTCCGCCGCCTGGTGGCGGCGGAGCGCATCGACTAG
- a CDS encoding glutamyl-tRNA reductase: MLICLTASHRNASFDLLERLSIAAPAAAGHLVTDSDVLDGAVVLATCNRFEAYLDIAGDDRDSAVAATVQAVAAASDLDATELRDSVSVLGGKDVVQHLFAVSSGLESVVVGETEISGQVRRSLEDARSNGTTTSDLERLFQEAAHTSRGVKTRTRIGAAGRSLVRLGLQLASSRVTDWAHTRVLLIGTGSYAATTIAALRDRGAVHIQVFSPSGRAAWFAAKHDLVAARDLRHAIGTSDVVITCTSSEVPVVAPADLDDGVRRIVIDLGLPRNVDPAAAGVDGVELLDLETISLHAPISELNAESEARAMVDDAVSRFRAQALEQSTTPALVAFRKHVFDILDDEIDRAKRRGDADGESAEHTERALRHLVGVLLHRPSVRARELGRAGRGEEFVGAIDALFGVRPEPEAELPAPVVPLADRTALDPTVSERDDQADAS; this comes from the coding sequence GTGCTCATCTGTCTCACGGCGTCGCATCGCAACGCCAGCTTCGACCTCTTGGAGCGACTGAGCATCGCTGCCCCGGCCGCAGCAGGCCACCTCGTCACCGATTCCGACGTCCTGGACGGTGCAGTGGTGCTGGCCACCTGCAACCGTTTCGAGGCGTACCTCGACATCGCCGGCGACGACCGCGACTCCGCCGTCGCCGCCACCGTGCAGGCCGTGGCCGCTGCGAGCGACCTGGACGCCACCGAACTGCGTGATTCGGTCAGTGTGCTCGGCGGCAAGGACGTCGTGCAGCACCTGTTCGCCGTGTCGAGCGGACTCGAGTCCGTCGTCGTCGGCGAGACCGAGATCTCCGGGCAGGTCCGCCGCTCGCTCGAGGACGCCCGGAGCAACGGCACCACCACCTCGGACCTCGAGCGGCTCTTCCAGGAAGCCGCCCACACCTCGCGCGGCGTCAAGACCCGCACCCGGATCGGTGCCGCCGGTCGTTCGCTGGTGCGCCTCGGCCTGCAGCTCGCGTCGTCACGCGTCACCGACTGGGCGCACACCCGCGTGCTGCTGATCGGCACCGGGAGCTACGCGGCCACCACCATCGCGGCCCTGCGCGACCGCGGCGCCGTGCACATCCAGGTGTTCTCGCCCTCGGGCCGTGCCGCCTGGTTCGCCGCGAAGCACGACCTCGTCGCCGCACGTGACCTGCGCCACGCGATCGGCACCAGCGACGTCGTGATCACGTGCACGTCGAGCGAGGTCCCGGTCGTCGCACCGGCCGACCTCGACGACGGCGTCCGCCGCATCGTCATCGACCTCGGACTCCCCCGCAACGTCGACCCGGCCGCTGCCGGTGTGGACGGTGTCGAGCTGCTCGACCTCGAGACCATCAGCCTGCACGCCCCGATCTCCGAGCTGAACGCCGAGTCCGAGGCCCGCGCGATGGTCGACGACGCCGTGTCCCGCTTCCGGGCGCAGGCACTCGAGCAGTCGACCACCCCGGCCCTGGTCGCCTTCCGCAAGCACGTGTTCGACATCCTCGACGACGAGATCGACCGTGCGAAGCGCCGCGGTGACGCCGACGGCGAGTCCGCCGAGCACACCGAGCGGGCGCTCCGGCACCTGGTCGGCGTCCTGCTGCACCGCCCCTCGGTCCGGGCCCGCGAGCTCGGCCGCGCCGGCCGTGGTGAGGAGTTCGTCGGGGCCATCGACGCCCTGTTCGGCGTGCGACCCGAGCCCGAGGCAGAGCTGCCGGCGCCCGTCGTCCCGCTCGCCGACCGCACTGCCCTGGACCCGACGGTCTCGGAACGCGACGACCAGGCGGACGCGAGCTGA
- the hemE gene encoding uroporphyrinogen decarboxylase — protein MTDATTTSLPDSHPLASGRTSGSRLVRALRGDRPETLPVWFMRQAGRSLPEYRELRVGTAMLDACLDPEMASEITLQPVRRHGVDAGIFFSDIVVPIKLAGVDVEIVPGRGPVLGAPIRTAADVDALEPLDPAALEPIRQAVARTVEQLGDTPLIGFAGAPFTLAAYLVEGGPSKDHIRARTLMHAEPETWSRLLAWAAEVSGAFLRAQVLAGASAAQLFDSWVGSLSRADYVRYVAPHSAQALSHVTDLGVPRIHFGVGSGEVLADMTTLGTDTVGVDAVGVDWRLPLDEAVRRVGTGVSVQGNIDPAMLAAPWEVLEAHVREVVRRGGAARAHVVNLGHGVPPETDPTVLTRVVELVHSLGDGSAA, from the coding sequence GTGACCGACGCGACGACCACATCCCTCCCCGACTCCCACCCCCTGGCATCAGGGCGGACGAGTGGTTCCCGCCTCGTCCGTGCCCTGCGGGGTGACCGTCCGGAGACGCTCCCGGTGTGGTTCATGCGGCAGGCCGGTCGGTCGTTGCCCGAGTACCGCGAGCTCCGGGTGGGCACGGCCATGCTCGACGCCTGCCTGGACCCCGAGATGGCGTCGGAGATCACGCTGCAGCCCGTCCGCCGGCACGGGGTGGACGCCGGCATCTTCTTCAGCGACATCGTCGTGCCGATCAAGCTCGCGGGCGTGGACGTCGAGATCGTCCCCGGTCGCGGCCCCGTGCTCGGCGCACCGATCCGCACCGCGGCGGACGTCGACGCCCTCGAGCCGCTGGACCCGGCGGCCCTCGAGCCGATCCGGCAGGCGGTCGCCCGCACGGTCGAGCAGCTCGGCGACACCCCGCTGATCGGGTTCGCAGGCGCTCCCTTCACGCTCGCGGCGTACCTGGTCGAGGGCGGCCCGTCGAAGGACCACATCCGCGCACGCACCCTCATGCACGCCGAGCCGGAGACGTGGTCGCGGCTGCTGGCCTGGGCGGCCGAGGTGTCGGGGGCGTTCCTCCGGGCCCAGGTGCTCGCCGGGGCCTCGGCCGCACAGCTCTTCGACTCGTGGGTCGGGTCCCTGTCGCGCGCCGACTACGTCCGGTACGTCGCACCGCACTCGGCGCAGGCGCTGTCCCACGTGACCGACCTGGGCGTGCCGCGCATCCACTTCGGCGTCGGCAGCGGCGAGGTCCTCGCCGACATGACCACGCTCGGCACCGACACGGTCGGCGTCGACGCGGTCGGGGTCGACTGGCGGCTCCCGCTCGACGAGGCCGTCCGCCGCGTCGGCACCGGCGTCAGTGTGCAGGGCAACATCGACCCGGCGATGCTCGCGGCCCCGTGGGAGGTCCTCGAAGCGCACGTGCGCGAGGTCGTCCGCCGCGGTGGCGCCGCCCGAGCCCACGTCGTGAACCTCGGCCACGGTGTGCCGCCGGAGACCGACCCGACGGTGCTGACGCGCGTCGTCGAGCTGGTCCACTCGCTCGGTGACGGGTCTGCCGCGTGA